In Lysinibacillus sp. 2017, the DNA window AATCCGTTATATCATCTATTTTCAAAGGCTAACTTCTTGTTTCCTGAAAGTGGAGAAATGGTGCCATTTAACATTTCCTATTCATGTGCGTACAATGATGGACAGTATGTAGAAATCGACTGGCAACGACAATTTCATTTTCCTCATAGAACAAGAACATTCAATACGAAGATGACGGTTGATTTAGAAAAGGAAATTGTAAAAGACTATATGGGCAAACCAGCGATTGTAAATTCAGAGTTACAATTTGATGTGACAAAGGAAGGTTTTTTAATTACGCGTTCCAAACAACAGCAAGTCGTTTTAGGAAAGTGTGAGATGAAATCTCCCGCACCGCTAGCAGCTCGCGCATTTGTACTTGAAGGCTATGATGATGAACTCGACGTCTATACGATTCATTTATCGATTTACCATAATATTTTTGGAAGGCTAGTCATGTATGCAGGTCAGTTTACGCAACAAAAAAACTAAATTAACGAGATAACCTCATTTTAGGCACAATATACTGTGGGCTAGAATGAGGTTATTTTTATCGTAAGTAAATTAGAACATCTTTTCTTCATAAGAATTAAGAGCAAATAGTGAGTTTGAGGCACTTTCCATGATAAAATAATGAGAGAATAAGTATATATAAGGGAAATGGTGAAGCGAATGAACGAACAAATAAAAAAATGTGAGCTACTTGTTAAAGAAATATATAACGAGATGGATGCAAGTCATGACTTCCAACATATCGAACGTGTCTATGAAAATGCTCTATCCATATTAAAAACGGAACCAACTGCAAACGAGAAAATCGTACGTTTAGCAGTATTCCTTCATGATGTCAGTGATTCAAAGTATGCATCTGATAAATCGAATGAAGATCGTATTTTAAATGCACTTAATTTGAGTGAAGACGAAATTAAACATATTCAATCTGTCATCTCGGAAGTTTCCTTTAATGGAGGTAACGAACTTCCTGCAACTAGTATTGAATCAAAAATCGTACGTGACGCGGATCGCCTAGATGCAATAGGAGCAGTCGGAATCGCCCGTACATTTGCGTATGGTGGAGCAAAAGGGCGCAAGTTATATGATGACGCAGAAGAAGCACGCGGAGATATGACATTAGAAGAATACCGTTCAAAATCAACAGCAAGTGTAACGCACTTTTATGAAAAGCTCCTACTATTAAAAGATTTAATGGTGACAGCTAAAGGTCAACAAATGGCAAGGGAACGTCATAACTTTATGGTACAATTTTTAGATCAGCTTAAAAAAGAAAGAGACGGGATTTCATGAGTCATTTAATCGTATCAAATTTAACAAAAACAGTTGGCGATAAAACGCTATTTCAAAATATCGAATTTACACTTTATGAAGGCGAACGTGCTGGGTTAATCGGGATTAACGGTACAGGTAAATCGACTTTACTATCCATTTTAGCGGGTATACAAGATGCCGATTCGATTGAACTAGATCATCCAAATAAATACCGTATTGCTTATTTAGAACAAGATCCGCAATTCGAAGACAATATGACCGTTCTACAAGCAGTATTTAGCAGTGATTCGCCGATTTTAAAATTAAATCGTGCTTATGAAGAAGCACTTGCAGCACTGACAAGTAATCCTGAATCAGAAAAATTACAAAACGAATTATTCCGATTACAACAGCAAATGGATAATGATAACGCATGGGATGTCAATGCACTTGCCAAACAAGCGTTAACAAAGCTTGGTATCGATATGTTCGACCAACAGGTAACGTCACTATCAGGTGGTCAGCAAAAACGTGTAGCACTAGCAAAAGTATTAATCGAGCCAGCTGACCTATACTTACTAGACGAACCTACCAACCATTTAGATGTCACATCTACTGAATGGCTACAAGAAATGGTATCGCGCTTAAAAGGTGCAGTTATTTTCATTACCCATGATCGTTATTTCTTAGATGAAACCGCAACGCATATTTACGAGTTAGCTGACAAAACATTATATCGCCATACTGGTTCATACGGAGATTATTTAGAAGCCCGCGCCATTCGAGAAGAAATGCAGGTCGCAACGCAGGCAAAAATGCGTAACCGATACCGTTCAGAATTAAAATGGATTCGCCGTGGTGCAAAAGCTCGTTCGACAAAGCAAAAGGCGCGTATTCAGCGATTTGAATCATTAGACGAATCAATGGACCGCTCAAATGATCAAACAGATTTGGAAATGGGCTTAGCAACGTCGCGTTTAGGTAAAAAAGTATTGGAATCTGAAGGAATTACAAAATCTTATGGTGATCGTATGCTTATTGAAGATTATAGCTTTTTACTTCAGCAAGGCGACCGTATTGGAATTATTGGTGCAAATGGTTATGGTAAATCCACATTATTAAATATGCTAGCTGGTGAAATTGAGCCAGATAAAGGCGAAGTTATTGTTGGAACTACCGTTAAACGACTACACTTTAAACAAATATTACCTGCCATGAATGAAAATGCCCGTATGATTGACTACATTCGTGAAGCATCTAATGATATTACCGATTCACAAGGCGAACGATTCTCGGCATCACAAATGTTAGAACGCTTTTTATTCCCATTAAATGCTCATGGGACACCGATTAGTAAGCTATCAGGTGGGGAACGAAAACGTCTTCACTTATTAAAGCTATTAATGGAACAACCGAACGTCTTATTACTGGATGAACCGACAAATGACTTAGATATCGAAACATTAGGGGTGTTAGAAGACTTTATTGAAAACTTCCCTGGTGTTGTTATTACAATTTCCCATGACCGTTTCTTCCTTGATCGAATTGCGAAAAAACTATGGATTTTAGATGGTCAAGGCGGTGTATCGGAAAGCTTAGATGTGTACACAGACTATTTAGCAAAAAAAGCAGAAGAAAGTCAGCAAGAGGCAAAAGAAATTAAGGTTGAAAAACCAAAGCAAGAAAAGCCTAAAACAGAGAAGAAAAAATTATCATTTAAAGAACAAAAAGAATGGGAAACGATAGCTGATCAAATTTCTTCGATGGAAGAAAAAATTATGCAAACTGAAGATGATATTTCAACAGCGGGCTCAGACTTTACAAAATTACAGCAGTTAACGTCAGAATTAGAAAAATATAATAGTGAATATGAGCAATTAATCGAGCGTTGGAGTTATTTAGACGAAATCGTAAATGGATAGGAGCATACCTATGAAAATTTTATCAATTGAACCGACACCAAGTCCTAATTCAATGAAAATTATCATTGATCAAGACTTACCATTTGGCAAAAGTTTTAACTACACAAAGGATAATATTTCGGAAGCTTCAACTGAATTACAGGCGATTTTCGGAGTAGA includes these proteins:
- a CDS encoding HD domain-containing protein: MNEQIKKCELLVKEIYNEMDASHDFQHIERVYENALSILKTEPTANEKIVRLAVFLHDVSDSKYASDKSNEDRILNALNLSEDEIKHIQSVISEVSFNGGNELPATSIESKIVRDADRLDAIGAVGIARTFAYGGAKGRKLYDDAEEARGDMTLEEYRSKSTASVTHFYEKLLLLKDLMVTAKGQQMARERHNFMVQFLDQLKKERDGIS
- a CDS encoding DUF4166 domain-containing protein, coding for MIFETILGEDFERLHPKLKQRYQLSLNQVFHATGTMHVIHAGPKLLNPLYHLFSKANFLFPESGEMVPFNISYSCAYNDGQYVEIDWQRQFHFPHRTRTFNTKMTVDLEKEIVKDYMGKPAIVNSELQFDVTKEGFLITRSKQQQVVLGKCEMKSPAPLAARAFVLEGYDDELDVYTIHLSIYHNIFGRLVMYAGQFTQQKN
- a CDS encoding ABC-F family ATP-binding cassette domain-containing protein — protein: MSHLIVSNLTKTVGDKTLFQNIEFTLYEGERAGLIGINGTGKSTLLSILAGIQDADSIELDHPNKYRIAYLEQDPQFEDNMTVLQAVFSSDSPILKLNRAYEEALAALTSNPESEKLQNELFRLQQQMDNDNAWDVNALAKQALTKLGIDMFDQQVTSLSGGQQKRVALAKVLIEPADLYLLDEPTNHLDVTSTEWLQEMVSRLKGAVIFITHDRYFLDETATHIYELADKTLYRHTGSYGDYLEARAIREEMQVATQAKMRNRYRSELKWIRRGAKARSTKQKARIQRFESLDESMDRSNDQTDLEMGLATSRLGKKVLESEGITKSYGDRMLIEDYSFLLQQGDRIGIIGANGYGKSTLLNMLAGEIEPDKGEVIVGTTVKRLHFKQILPAMNENARMIDYIREASNDITDSQGERFSASQMLERFLFPLNAHGTPISKLSGGERKRLHLLKLLMEQPNVLLLDEPTNDLDIETLGVLEDFIENFPGVVITISHDRFFLDRIAKKLWILDGQGGVSESLDVYTDYLAKKAEESQQEAKEIKVEKPKQEKPKTEKKKLSFKEQKEWETIADQISSMEEKIMQTEDDISTAGSDFTKLQQLTSELEKYNSEYEQLIERWSYLDEIVNG